The proteins below are encoded in one region of Pseudomonas putida S13.1.2:
- a CDS encoding response regulator produces MSTNLLVVDDDDEIRELLCDYLTDAGYNVLAAADGEQMREQLARHKVDLVVLDLMLPGEDGLSLCRQLQATPGLAVIMLSAKGSTLDRIIGLEVGADDYLAKPFEPRELIARIKAVLRRPQRLDTPAEERAVVDAQLFAGFRLEHVKRLLTRPDGETLTLPRSDYRVLRELLEANNRVVSRDQLTRSAFGRDHLPDDRSVDMCVSRLRQQLRRAPPGAAQILTIRNEGYLLSIASLAADA; encoded by the coding sequence ATGAGCACGAACTTGCTGGTCGTCGACGATGACGACGAGATCCGCGAACTTCTTTGTGATTACCTGACCGATGCCGGCTACAACGTGCTTGCCGCAGCCGACGGTGAACAGATGCGCGAACAGCTGGCCCGGCACAAGGTGGACCTGGTGGTGCTCGACCTGATGCTGCCGGGTGAAGATGGCCTTAGCCTGTGCCGCCAGTTGCAAGCGACGCCTGGGCTGGCGGTGATCATGCTGTCTGCCAAGGGCAGCACGCTGGACCGCATCATCGGCCTGGAGGTGGGTGCCGACGACTACCTGGCCAAGCCTTTCGAGCCACGCGAGTTGATCGCCCGGATCAAGGCCGTGCTGCGTCGCCCGCAACGCCTGGATACCCCCGCCGAAGAGCGCGCCGTGGTGGATGCGCAGCTGTTCGCCGGCTTTCGCCTTGAACACGTCAAGCGGCTGCTCACCCGCCCCGATGGCGAAACCCTGACCCTGCCGCGCTCCGACTACCGCGTGCTGCGCGAACTGCTGGAAGCCAACAACCGGGTGGTTTCCCGCGACCAGCTGACCCGCAGCGCGTTTGGCCGCGACCACCTGCCCGACGACCGTTCGGTGGACATGTGCGTCAGCCGCCTGCGCCAGCAACTGCGCCGTGCGCCGCCGGGCGCCGCGCAAATCCTCACCATCCGCAACGAAGGCTACCTGCTGAGTATCGCCAGCCTCGCGGCCGATGCCTGA
- a CDS encoding TonB-dependent receptor produces MLVPCRLSPLTLGLSLLFSASLASAATTTLPESSVTADSEREKDNPRVKEVSTATRTSTPVRYVPQAIDTVKTANVLDYGSNTLGKALEGIPNVSSGADTRFDSVRIRGFEASNDFYLDGIRDDSQYIRDLHNIERVEVLKGPAAVLYGRGSQGGIVNRVSKAPEQGRRSSIEAQAGSEDLRSLYADLSADPSDTVSLRLNMGNQDNNSFRDGIDGSRQLFAPSVSWQITPDLNWLVQYEYSRYNRTPDRGIPGVNGRPADVSRGTTYGDQRDYIDDRAQSLRSRLNYQLNEIWQLRHTLGLFKLDSEFDNTYVTGYNASTNVLTRQRWQQDLNTRNLFNNLEAEGDFDTLGLEHKLLLGLEFGNQKRDPVLYSAGSQPLPGLGKPGSNQQHSGTLALSSNNHTVVDSRGLYLQDQIRLNDQWQILAGVRFDQFDVETTNKDGVREPQDSNSTSPRLGVVYTPWRDHSFYASWSKTFSPVGGGLIGITPDAPGNGNDAKPEETRQKEIGVKSDWLDQRLTTTLAVYELELYNRRTRDPENPNNILLSGLQRSRGIELTATGNIVGNWYVRGGIGLQDAIIVKDNNGQEGNRINDVAKRNASLFVTWKPELGWYAETGVTLVGERYADNQNTTVLPGYGRWDALAGYRTHDWDVRAALSNIADKTYYSSATSAAQIQVGDPRSLVVTGSYSF; encoded by the coding sequence ATGCTTGTACCCTGCCGCCTTTCCCCCTTGACGCTTGGCCTGTCGCTGTTGTTCAGCGCCAGCCTGGCCAGTGCCGCCACCACCACGCTGCCAGAGTCGTCGGTTACCGCCGACAGCGAACGCGAAAAGGACAACCCGCGCGTCAAGGAGGTGAGCACCGCCACCCGCACCTCGACGCCGGTACGCTATGTGCCGCAGGCCATCGACACGGTGAAAACCGCCAATGTGCTGGACTACGGCAGTAACACCCTGGGCAAGGCGCTGGAGGGTATCCCCAACGTCAGCAGCGGCGCCGACACCCGCTTTGACAGCGTGCGCATCCGCGGCTTCGAGGCCAGCAACGACTTCTACCTGGACGGCATTCGCGACGACAGCCAGTACATCCGCGACCTGCACAACATCGAGCGGGTCGAGGTGCTGAAGGGGCCGGCGGCGGTGCTGTATGGCCGTGGCAGCCAGGGCGGCATCGTCAACCGGGTCAGCAAGGCTCCGGAGCAGGGCCGCCGTTCGAGCATCGAAGCACAGGCCGGTAGCGAAGACCTGCGCAGCCTGTATGCAGACCTCAGCGCCGACCCAAGCGACACTGTCAGCCTGCGCCTGAACATGGGGAACCAGGACAACAACAGCTTCCGCGATGGTATCGACGGCAGCCGCCAGCTGTTCGCCCCGTCGGTCAGCTGGCAAATCACCCCCGACCTGAACTGGCTGGTGCAGTACGAATACAGCCGCTACAACCGTACGCCCGACCGGGGCATCCCCGGGGTGAATGGCCGCCCGGCCGACGTCAGCCGCGGCACCACCTATGGCGACCAGCGCGACTACATCGATGATCGCGCCCAGTCCCTGCGCTCACGCCTGAACTACCAGCTGAACGAAATCTGGCAGCTGCGCCACACCCTGGGCCTGTTCAAGCTCGACAGCGAGTTCGACAACACCTACGTCACGGGCTACAACGCCAGCACCAATGTCCTGACCCGCCAGCGCTGGCAGCAGGACCTGAACACCCGCAACCTGTTCAACAACCTGGAGGCCGAGGGCGACTTCGACACCCTGGGCCTGGAGCACAAGCTGCTGCTGGGCCTGGAGTTCGGCAACCAGAAGCGTGACCCTGTGCTGTATAGCGCTGGTAGCCAGCCGCTCCCGGGCTTGGGCAAACCCGGTAGCAACCAGCAGCACAGTGGCACACTGGCGCTGTCGAGTAACAACCACACTGTGGTCGATAGCCGCGGCCTTTACCTGCAAGACCAGATCCGCCTGAACGATCAATGGCAAATCCTGGCTGGCGTGCGCTTCGACCAGTTCGACGTGGAAACCACCAACAAGGATGGCGTGCGCGAACCGCAGGACAGTAACAGCACCAGCCCGCGCCTGGGCGTGGTCTACACGCCATGGCGTGATCATTCGTTCTACGCCTCGTGGAGCAAGACCTTCTCGCCGGTGGGCGGCGGCTTGATCGGCATCACCCCGGATGCGCCGGGCAACGGCAACGACGCCAAGCCGGAAGAGACTCGGCAGAAAGAAATCGGGGTGAAAAGCGACTGGCTCGACCAGCGCCTGACCACCACCCTGGCCGTCTACGAGCTGGAGCTGTACAACCGCCGCACCCGTGATCCGGAAAACCCGAATAACATCTTGCTCAGCGGCCTGCAGCGTTCGCGTGGCATCGAGTTGACGGCCACTGGCAACATCGTCGGCAACTGGTATGTACGCGGCGGCATCGGCCTGCAGGATGCGATCATCGTCAAGGATAACAACGGCCAGGAAGGCAACCGCATCAACGACGTGGCCAAGCGCAACGCCAGTCTGTTCGTTACCTGGAAACCAGAGCTGGGCTGGTACGCCGAAACCGGCGTTACGCTGGTGGGTGAGCGTTACGCGGACAACCAGAACACCACGGTGTTGCCAGGGTACGGCCGTTGGGATGCGCTGGCGGGATACCGCACCCATGACTGGGATGTGCGGGCGGCGTTGAGCAATATTGCCGACAAGACCTACTACAGCTCGGCGACCAGTGCGGCGCAGATTCAGGTCGGGGACCCGCGTAGCCTGGTGGTCACGGGTAGCTACAGCTTCTGA
- the aguA gene encoding agmatine deiminase produces the protein MKTLNSTPRADGFHMPAEWAAQTQVWMVWPERPDNWRLGGKPAQAAHVTLAKAIARFEPVTVAASAGQYENARRQLDQPNIRVVEISNDDAWVRDTGPTFVINDQGEVRGVDWGFNAWGGFDGGLYAPWNRDEELAAKVLEMERCQRYQTEGFVLEGGSIHVDGEGTVITTEECLLNRNRNPHLNREQIEAVLRDQLAVDTVVWLPDGLYNDETDGHVDNFCCYVRPGEVLLAWTDDSNDPNYARCHAAMEVLKNTRDAKGREFIVHKMPIPGPLFATAEECAGVDQVAGSQERDPSVRLAGSYVNFLIVNGGIIAPSFDDPADAEARAILAKIFPDHEVVMIPGRELLLGGGNIHCLTQQQPAPVKR, from the coding sequence ATGAAAACCCTCAACTCCACGCCCCGTGCCGATGGTTTCCACATGCCTGCCGAGTGGGCTGCGCAAACCCAGGTGTGGATGGTCTGGCCGGAACGCCCGGACAACTGGCGCCTGGGCGGCAAGCCGGCGCAGGCTGCTCACGTTACCCTGGCCAAGGCCATTGCGCGCTTCGAACCTGTGACCGTCGCGGCCTCCGCCGGCCAGTACGAAAATGCCCGTCGCCAGCTCGACCAGCCGAACATTCGCGTGGTCGAAATCAGCAACGACGACGCCTGGGTGCGTGATACCGGCCCAACCTTCGTCATTAATGACCAAGGTGAAGTACGTGGTGTGGACTGGGGCTTCAATGCCTGGGGCGGCTTCGATGGCGGCCTGTACGCCCCGTGGAACCGCGACGAGGAACTGGCCGCCAAGGTGCTGGAAATGGAGCGCTGCCAGCGCTACCAGACCGAAGGCTTCGTACTGGAGGGCGGTTCGATCCACGTGGACGGTGAAGGCACCGTGATCACCACCGAGGAATGCCTGCTCAACCGTAACCGCAACCCGCACCTGAACCGCGAGCAGATCGAAGCCGTGCTGCGCGATCAACTGGCGGTCGACACCGTGGTGTGGCTGCCGGATGGCCTGTACAACGATGAAACCGACGGCCACGTCGACAACTTCTGCTGTTACGTGCGCCCCGGTGAAGTGTTACTGGCCTGGACCGATGATTCCAACGACCCCAACTATGCGCGCTGCCACGCGGCCATGGAGGTGTTGAAAAACACCCGCGATGCCAAGGGCCGCGAGTTCATCGTGCACAAGATGCCGATCCCAGGCCCGCTGTTTGCCACCGCTGAAGAGTGTGCCGGTGTCGACCAGGTGGCCGGCAGCCAGGAGCGAGACCCGTCGGTGCGCCTGGCCGGTTCGTACGTGAACTTCCTGATCGTCAACGGCGGCATCATTGCGCCAAGCTTCGACGACCCGGCAGATGCCGAAGCCAGAGCGATTCTGGCAAAGATCTTTCCTGACCACGAAGTGGTGATGATCCCGGGCCGCGAATTGTTGCTGGGTGGCGGCAACATCCACTGCCTGACTCAGCAGCAGCCGGCGCCGGTCAAGCGTTGA
- a CDS encoding DUF3079 domain-containing protein: MAKRFPTNPRHPERICWGCDLYCPAKALACGNGADRTMHPVELFGEDWDSFEGHLEKSVDAGHAAEPS; the protein is encoded by the coding sequence ATGGCCAAGAGATTCCCTACAAACCCTCGCCACCCCGAGCGTATCTGCTGGGGTTGCGACCTGTACTGCCCTGCCAAGGCGCTAGCCTGTGGCAATGGCGCAGACCGGACCATGCATCCGGTGGAGCTGTTTGGCGAAGATTGGGATAGCTTCGAGGGCCATTTGGAGAAGTCGGTTGATGCAGGGCACGCGGCAGAGCCCAGCTGA
- a CDS encoding TonB-dependent siderophore receptor produces MNPKRIPKVFTPISQSGNRLTPLAFFVAVAISGGAVAADGKPLELDATQIEDSALLPADDAGQLGYTVESTRSSTGLALTPRQTPQSVTTITRQQMDDRDIHTIEQALETTPGVTANKSEVGGRTDYRARGYSISNWKVDGLQTQGGSDFSGSGNALSMDLYERIDIVRGANGLLGGTGDPSATVNLIRKAPTKTFGGSAYATYGSWDKRRLGADLNLPLSADGRLRSRFVMTQQDANSFRDNQSERSRAALANFEFDLDDATTLGAGYQYEYNKVVGGGWGANIPIWYRDGSKTDLPRSTNVVPSWSFGEYTTRTAFGSLEHRFDNDWTLDLKAAQATTEALNHRGLAKVNSAGRGSYGGYWDQDGSGAVLNGLHSSSDTTQQSAQIDLSGPFQLFGRTHQAMVGYNDSRTVGWSPQYTCTMVGDGMASAPALGCQFRANNGFPVTDWHHGVDDDYDIIASRTGLHSKTTTRLQGMYAATRLSISDPLSVIVGVRTSNYSSVTRSVAGERSSQEENGIVTPYLGAVYDLNANYSVYASYTDIFTPQTSETSSGSKVEPIRGQSYETGIKGEWFDGRLNASAAYFRTKQENKAVLDGDLTTPTGASAYKAGSGVETDGIDLEVAGALTPNWNVYAGYTYLHFRRVDSDGRSDPSHLFKASTTYRLSGPLDRLTLGAGVTAQTNIRAISSPAGQPTNGVSNGATDVNWSGYAIWNAMAKYQLTDETSVSLNANNLFDKHYYTQYGFYAGAIYGDPRNLSLTVSTAF; encoded by the coding sequence ATGAATCCCAAGCGCATCCCGAAAGTGTTCACCCCCATCAGCCAAAGTGGCAATCGCCTTACACCGCTGGCGTTCTTCGTTGCCGTCGCCATCAGTGGCGGGGCCGTCGCTGCCGACGGCAAACCCCTGGAGCTGGACGCCACACAGATCGAAGACAGCGCTCTGCTGCCGGCCGACGATGCTGGCCAGCTAGGCTACACGGTCGAAAGCACCCGTAGCTCCACCGGCCTGGCGCTGACGCCACGCCAGACGCCGCAATCGGTCACCACCATTACCCGCCAGCAGATGGATGACCGCGACATCCACACCATCGAGCAGGCGCTGGAAACCACGCCAGGCGTAACGGCCAACAAGTCCGAGGTGGGTGGGCGTACCGACTACCGTGCCCGTGGCTACTCGATCAGCAACTGGAAGGTCGACGGCCTGCAGACCCAGGGCGGGTCTGATTTCAGTGGCAGCGGCAATGCATTGAGCATGGACCTGTACGAACGCATCGACATCGTGCGCGGCGCCAACGGCCTGTTGGGCGGCACCGGCGACCCCTCCGCCACCGTCAACCTGATCCGCAAGGCACCGACCAAGACGTTCGGCGGCAGCGCCTACGCCACTTACGGCAGCTGGGACAAGCGTCGCCTGGGTGCTGACCTGAATCTGCCCCTGTCCGCGGATGGCCGCCTGCGTTCGCGCTTCGTGATGACCCAGCAGGACGCCAACTCGTTCCGCGACAACCAGTCCGAACGCTCCCGCGCCGCGCTGGCCAATTTCGAGTTCGACCTGGACGACGCCACCACCCTGGGTGCCGGTTACCAGTATGAGTACAACAAGGTTGTCGGCGGCGGCTGGGGCGCGAACATCCCCATCTGGTACCGCGACGGTAGCAAGACCGACTTGCCGCGCAGCACCAACGTGGTGCCCAGCTGGAGCTTTGGCGAGTACACCACCCGTACGGCGTTCGGCTCGCTGGAGCACCGCTTCGACAACGACTGGACCCTGGACCTGAAAGCCGCCCAGGCGACTACCGAAGCCTTGAACCACCGGGGCCTTGCCAAGGTGAACTCGGCTGGGCGCGGCAGCTACGGCGGCTATTGGGACCAGGACGGCAGCGGCGCGGTGCTGAACGGGTTGCACAGCTCCAGCGACACCACCCAGCAGTCGGCGCAGATCGACCTGTCCGGCCCGTTCCAGCTGTTTGGCCGCACGCACCAGGCCATGGTCGGCTACAACGACAGCCGCACCGTAGGCTGGTCGCCCCAGTACACCTGCACCATGGTCGGCGATGGCATGGCCAGCGCGCCTGCACTGGGTTGCCAGTTCCGCGCCAATAACGGCTTCCCGGTCACGGACTGGCACCATGGCGTGGATGACGACTACGACATCATCGCCTCACGCACAGGCCTTCACAGCAAGACCACCACCCGCTTGCAGGGCATGTACGCCGCCACCCGCCTGAGCATCAGCGACCCGCTGTCGGTGATCGTTGGCGTGCGCACCAGCAACTATTCCTCGGTTACCCGCAGCGTGGCCGGCGAGCGCAGCAGCCAGGAAGAGAACGGCATCGTCACCCCCTACCTGGGCGCGGTGTACGACCTCAATGCCAACTACTCGGTATACGCCAGCTACACCGACATCTTCACCCCGCAAACATCTGAAACCAGCAGCGGTAGCAAGGTCGAGCCGATTCGTGGCCAAAGCTACGAGACCGGTATCAAGGGTGAGTGGTTTGATGGCCGCCTGAACGCCTCGGCGGCGTACTTCCGCACCAAGCAGGAAAACAAAGCCGTGCTCGACGGCGACCTGACCACACCGACCGGGGCCAGCGCCTACAAGGCGGGCTCTGGCGTGGAAACCGACGGTATCGACCTGGAAGTGGCAGGCGCGCTGACGCCCAACTGGAACGTGTATGCCGGCTACACCTACCTGCACTTCCGTCGCGTCGACAGCGATGGCCGCAGCGACCCGTCGCACCTGTTCAAGGCCTCGACCACCTACCGCCTCAGCGGCCCGCTCGACCGCCTGACCCTGGGTGCCGGCGTGACTGCGCAAACCAACATCCGCGCCATTTCCAGCCCGGCCGGCCAGCCCACCAATGGCGTCAGCAACGGTGCCACCGACGTGAACTGGTCCGGTTATGCCATCTGGAATGCCATGGCCAAGTACCAGCTGACCGATGAAACCAGCGTCAGCCTCAACGCCAACAACCTGTTCGACAAGCACTACTACACCCAATACGGGTTCTATGCCGGGGCCATCTACGGCGACCCGCGTAACCTGTCGTTGACGGTAAGTACCGCGTTCTGA
- a CDS encoding FMN-binding glutamate synthase family protein, with product MNHSLPSRYACLAICLLFTFASLPLLPQHAWLWPITLITALLSLVGLNDLRQSHHAVRRNYPILGNIRYLIETIRPEIRQYLIEGDDDKLPFSRSQRSLVYARAKNESAEKAFGTLNDAYKPGFEFISHSMLPVATPDPASFRIAIGGPQCRLPYSASIFNISAMSFGALSANAIAALNRGARMGRFAHDTGEGSISPYHREHGGDLIWEIGSGYFGCRTADGRFDPQRFAEQARSPQVKMIEIKLSQGAKPGHGGILPGHKVSPEIAETRGVRVGEDCISPAAHSAFRTPVELLQFVASLRKLSGGKPVGFKFCLGHPWEFMGIAKAMLATGITPDFIVVDGKEGGTGAAPREFSDNMGVPMREGLMFVHNTLVGLNLRSSIRIGAAGKIVSAFDIASVLAIGADWVNSARGFMFAIGCIQSQSCHTNKCPTGVATQDPLRQRALVVPDKAERVASFHRNTLHALAEMLAAAGLEHPSELKPKHLARRISPSEIGLFSDLHTFLKPGELLSGSIESEFYARMWRMARSDSFAPETGELMPVAAKAVRRKETAPA from the coding sequence ATGAATCACTCTCTGCCCAGCCGCTACGCCTGCCTCGCCATCTGCCTGTTGTTCACCTTCGCCAGCCTGCCGCTGCTGCCCCAGCACGCCTGGCTCTGGCCAATCACACTGATCACTGCCCTGCTCAGCCTGGTCGGGCTCAACGACCTGCGCCAGAGCCACCACGCCGTGCGCCGCAACTACCCGATCCTGGGCAATATCCGCTACCTGATCGAAACCATCCGCCCAGAAATCCGCCAGTACCTGATCGAGGGCGACGACGACAAGCTGCCGTTCTCCCGCTCGCAGCGCTCGCTGGTGTATGCACGCGCCAAGAACGAAAGCGCCGAGAAAGCCTTTGGTACCCTGAATGATGCCTACAAACCCGGTTTCGAATTCATCAGCCATTCGATGCTGCCGGTGGCCACGCCAGACCCGGCCTCGTTTCGCATCGCCATTGGCGGGCCGCAGTGCCGCCTGCCCTACTCGGCCTCGATCTTCAATATTTCGGCCATGAGTTTCGGCGCCCTCAGCGCCAACGCCATCGCCGCCCTCAACCGCGGCGCGCGCATGGGCCGGTTTGCCCACGACACCGGCGAAGGCAGCATCAGCCCCTATCACCGTGAACACGGCGGTGACCTGATCTGGGAAATCGGCAGCGGCTACTTCGGCTGCCGCACCGCGGACGGTCGTTTCGACCCACAGCGCTTCGCCGAACAGGCCCGCTCGCCGCAGGTGAAGATGATCGAGATCAAGCTCAGCCAAGGTGCCAAGCCGGGCCACGGCGGTATTCTGCCGGGGCACAAGGTCAGCCCCGAAATTGCTGAGACCCGTGGCGTGCGCGTAGGTGAGGACTGCATCTCGCCGGCCGCGCATAGCGCCTTCCGCACACCGGTCGAGTTGCTGCAGTTCGTGGCCAGCCTGCGCAAGCTGTCGGGCGGCAAGCCCGTGGGCTTCAAGTTCTGCCTGGGCCACCCGTGGGAGTTCATGGGCATTGCCAAAGCCATGCTGGCCACCGGCATCACCCCGGACTTCATCGTCGTTGATGGCAAGGAAGGCGGTACCGGCGCGGCCCCCCGCGAATTCAGCGACAACATGGGTGTGCCGATGCGTGAGGGCCTGATGTTCGTGCACAACACCTTGGTCGGCCTGAACCTGCGCTCCAGCATTCGCATTGGCGCTGCGGGCAAGATTGTCAGTGCCTTCGACATCGCCAGCGTACTGGCCATCGGCGCTGACTGGGTCAACTCGGCACGCGGCTTCATGTTTGCCATTGGCTGCATCCAGTCGCAAAGCTGCCACACCAACAAATGCCCGACCGGCGTGGCCACGCAAGACCCACTGCGCCAGCGCGCCCTGGTGGTGCCAGACAAAGCCGAACGGGTGGCCAGCTTCCACCGCAACACGCTGCACGCACTGGCCGAAATGCTGGCTGCTGCGGGCCTGGAGCACCCTTCGGAGCTTAAGCCCAAGCACCTGGCACGGCGCATCAGCCCCAGCGAGATCGGGCTGTTTTCGGACCTGCACACGTTCCTCAAGCCAGGCGAACTGCTGAGTGGCTCGATTGAAAGCGAGTTTTATGCGCGGATGTGGCGGATGGCACGTAGCGACAGTTTTGCACCGGAAACGGGGGAACTGATGCCGGTTGCAGCAAAAGCCGTGCGCCGAAAAGAAACAGCCCCGGCATAA
- a CDS encoding OprD family porin — MLKTRISLVALAMIAATQAQANDQADSKGFIEDSHANVLLRNAYINRDKKHGTDDQIEWGQAVIANFSSGFTQGTVGVGVDAFGLYAVRLDGGKGHNGGGGVDFFKPHETTNAEGNASSPHNLARGGAAVKFRISNTVLKYGDQMPALPVLQYDDARLLPESFTGTLVTSKEIEGLELNAGRFTQEARKSAERRDGGGLKSINVLGGSYKFTDNFTASLYTADNEDVMKKHYLGLNYVFPIASDQSLTLDFNGYKSDINNKYVKAAGLNGDSNTIWSLAATYAYGAHSFTLAHQRSTGSTGYNYGFYQNAGGVGDGGSTIYLANSYWSDFNAEDERSWQLGYGLDFGAYGIPGLTYKLAYVVGDNINTRNVANPQGFGEGKEREIFNQIRYVVQDGPAKDLSIKLRSSFVRTNNAVQQNGYNDDGNEVRVFVEYPISIF; from the coding sequence ATGTTGAAAACCAGGATCAGCCTGGTCGCCCTGGCGATGATCGCCGCGACCCAGGCACAGGCCAATGATCAGGCCGACAGCAAGGGCTTCATCGAGGACAGCCACGCCAACGTCCTTCTGCGCAACGCCTACATCAACCGTGACAAGAAGCACGGCACCGACGATCAGATCGAATGGGGCCAGGCGGTCATCGCCAACTTCTCCTCCGGCTTCACCCAGGGCACCGTTGGCGTCGGCGTCGACGCATTCGGCCTGTACGCCGTGCGCCTTGATGGCGGCAAAGGCCACAACGGTGGCGGCGGCGTCGACTTCTTCAAGCCGCACGAAACCACCAATGCCGAAGGCAACGCCAGCTCGCCGCACAACCTGGCCCGTGGTGGTGCAGCAGTAAAATTCCGCATCTCCAACACCGTGCTGAAGTACGGTGACCAGATGCCAGCACTGCCAGTGCTGCAATACGACGATGCGCGTCTGCTGCCAGAAAGCTTCACCGGTACCCTGGTCACCTCGAAAGAGATCGAAGGCCTGGAGCTGAACGCCGGTCGCTTCACCCAAGAAGCGCGCAAGAGCGCCGAGCGCCGTGACGGTGGTGGCCTGAAGTCGATCAACGTCTTGGGTGGTAGCTACAAGTTCACCGACAACTTCACCGCTTCGCTGTACACCGCCGACAACGAAGACGTGATGAAGAAGCACTACCTGGGCTTGAACTACGTCTTCCCGATCGCCAGCGACCAGTCCCTGACCCTGGACTTCAACGGCTACAAGTCGGACATCAACAACAAGTACGTGAAAGCCGCTGGCCTGAATGGCGACTCCAACACCATCTGGAGCCTGGCAGCCACTTACGCGTACGGTGCGCACTCGTTCACCCTCGCGCATCAGCGCAGCACCGGCAGCACCGGTTACAACTATGGCTTCTACCAGAACGCCGGTGGCGTGGGTGACGGTGGTTCGACCATCTACCTGGCCAACTCGTACTGGTCCGACTTCAACGCCGAAGACGAGCGCTCCTGGCAGCTGGGCTACGGCCTGGACTTCGGTGCCTACGGCATTCCGGGCCTGACCTACAAGCTGGCCTACGTGGTGGGTGACAACATCAACACCCGCAACGTCGCCAACCCACAGGGCTTCGGCGAAGGTAAAGAGCGCGAGATCTTCAACCAGATCCGTTACGTGGTGCAGGACGGCCCGGCCAAGGACCTGTCCATCAAGCTGCGTAGCTCGTTCGTGCGTACCAACAACGCTGTACAGCAGAACGGTTACAACGACGACGGCAACGAAGTGCGCGTATTCGTCGAGTACCCAATCAGCATCTTCTGA
- a CDS encoding ATP-binding protein: MRWLRRLWPRTLFGQLLLIMVSGTLVIQLMSSSIWFDVRFAQVLEAPIRLIAARSAPLIAQASCHAGTLKVPAHYQLRCAETLPTPEHDERRGRRRVELLLQQALRYELGHDQDLRLMKVRLTDELGQPIVWRSLFGLRTAQAHVQFAVPLADGHWLTIEGQELQGWSGESAWVLISDYLLRVYALRIVAVLLVCLIAVRLCLRPLRRLADAARGLGGNLEQPPLALDGPEEVRQAAQAFNAMQQRLIAMVNDKAYFLAAVSHDLRTPLTRMRLRLERLPDDEHRQRLRQNITQMDDMIGQVLDYLRAGEQLNLQQVDLDRLVARQCAELASAEEPLPVHGQAGSLRVDALLLQRCLQNLLVNALRYAKDVSVTLERAVSGVFIHIDDRGPGVAPELLATITDPFVRGEGSRNQASGGYGLGLSIAQRIATSHGGELMLSNRDGGGLRVSILLPI, from the coding sequence ATGCGCTGGCTTCGCCGGCTGTGGCCGCGCACCCTGTTTGGTCAGCTGCTGCTGATCATGGTCAGCGGCACGCTGGTGATCCAGTTGATGTCGAGCAGCATCTGGTTCGATGTGCGTTTCGCCCAGGTACTCGAGGCGCCCATTCGCCTGATCGCCGCGCGCAGTGCCCCGCTGATCGCCCAGGCCAGTTGCCACGCCGGCACGCTGAAGGTGCCCGCCCACTATCAGTTGCGCTGCGCCGAAACGCTACCCACGCCTGAACATGACGAGCGCCGGGGGCGCAGGCGCGTCGAGCTGTTGCTGCAGCAGGCCCTCAGGTACGAACTGGGGCATGACCAGGACCTGCGCCTGATGAAGGTGCGACTGACCGATGAGCTGGGCCAGCCGATTGTCTGGCGCAGCCTGTTCGGCCTGCGCACGGCCCAGGCGCATGTGCAGTTCGCGGTGCCGTTGGCCGACGGCCACTGGCTGACCATCGAGGGCCAGGAACTGCAGGGCTGGAGTGGCGAATCGGCCTGGGTGCTGATCAGCGACTACCTGTTGCGGGTGTATGCACTGCGGATTGTCGCGGTACTGCTGGTGTGCCTGATTGCCGTGCGCCTGTGCCTGCGCCCGTTGCGACGGCTGGCCGACGCAGCGCGCGGCCTGGGCGGCAACCTCGAACAGCCTCCCCTGGCGCTGGATGGCCCGGAAGAAGTGCGCCAGGCGGCCCAGGCGTTCAACGCCATGCAGCAGCGGCTGATTGCCATGGTGAATGACAAGGCCTACTTCCTGGCCGCCGTGTCCCACGACCTGCGCACCCCGCTGACCCGCATGCGCCTGCGCCTGGAGCGCCTGCCGGACGACGAACACCGCCAGCGCCTGCGGCAGAACATTACGCAGATGGACGACATGATTGGCCAGGTACTCGATTACCTGCGCGCAGGCGAGCAGCTGAATTTGCAGCAGGTGGACCTGGACCGGCTGGTGGCACGCCAGTGCGCCGAGTTGGCCAGCGCCGAAGAACCGTTGCCGGTGCATGGCCAGGCGGGCAGCTTGCGGGTAGATGCCTTGCTGTTGCAGCGCTGCCTGCAAAATCTGTTGGTCAATGCGTTGCGCTACGCCAAGGATGTTTCGGTCACGCTGGAGCGGGCGGTAAGTGGAGTGTTCATCCATATCGACGACCGCGGGCCCGGGGTCGCGCCGGAGCTGCTGGCAACCATCACCGACCCGTTCGTGCGCGGGGAAGGCTCGCGTAACCAGGCCTCTGGCGGGTATGGGCTGGGGTTGAGCATTGCCCAGCGGATTGCCACCAGCCATGGGGGTGAGCTGATGCTGTCGAACCGCGATGGCGGTGGGTTGCGGGTCAGCATACTGCTGCCCATCTAA